In Paramicrobacterium humi, the genomic stretch CCGAGCGCCTTGACGTCCCACAGAATCGAAGCGCTCGACGAGCCGTCCTTCAGGTACGGAGCCATCGACTTGGGCGTTCCGAGGCCGACGGTGAACACCTTGCCGGTCTTGCCCGCGTCCTGCACAGCCTGGGCGACGCCCGGAGCCGACGACGTGCACTCACCGACGAGCCCCGTGAGATCCGGGTGCGCGTTCATGAGGTCCGTCGCCATGCTCGTCGCCTTGGCCTGGTCTTCGCCGGCGTAGACGATGTCGACGATCTCGGCGTCGGGGTACTTCTCGGCCGTGTACTTCTTCTGCACCTCGATCCAGGAGTTCAAGTTCGCGGCGGTCTCACCACACGAGACGATCGCGTACTTGCCCTTGTTGCCCATCGCTTTCATGAGCTCATCGGTCAGCCCCTGGCCGATCCCCTCCGTCGACGCCTGGCTCACGAAGACCTCACGAACGGAGTTCGGGGCGTCGGTGTCGCTTGTCGCGACGGCGATGCCGGCGTCCTTCGCCTGCTGCAGAAGCGGCGCCATCGAGTCGGGGTCGTTCGGGGCGACCACGAGGGTGTCGACGCCCTGCTGGATGAACGAGCGGACGATGTCGGCCTGCGCGGCCGCATCCGCCTCGGTCGGCCCTTGATACAGCCACTCGATGCCGAGATCCTTCGCCGCTTCCTGACCGCCCGCGTTCATAGCCTCGAAGTACGGGATGCCCTGCAGCTTCGGCACGAAGGCGACGCTGATCTTCTCATCGCCGCCGGAGGTGCTCTTGCCCGAACCCGCGTCGTCGTTGCGGCTCGTACAGGCGGTCATGACCATCGCCGCTGAGAGCGCGAGCGCTCCAACGGCAAGGAGCCTCTTTCCGTTTTTCACTGTGGTGCCTCCTCTTCATCTCTCCGCGCCGCGTCCCTACGGCGTGGTCGTCATCATGCCGAAGCGGCTCCCGCCATCTCGGCTGCGCGCGCGTCAAGCGGCACGCAGGTCACCGTCGTTCCGAGCGCTTCCCACTGGTGGACGAGCTCGTCATCGATGCCCTCGTCCGTGCTGACCTCCGCGACCTGGCCCGCCTCGGCGAAGGAATGCAGCCCGAAACCGCGCGCCTTCGTCGAGGGGAACATCGCGATCACCTGCGAGCAGGCGCGCACGAACGCCTTCTTCACTTCACATTCCTCGACGGACACCTCAAGCAGCCCGAGCGTCGTCGAGAGCCCAGCCACACCGAAGAATCCGAGCCGGACCCGCCCCCTGCCCTCGAAAACGTCTGAGAGCGGTCCGACCATCGATCCGGAGGAGCGACGGAGGATGCCGCCGGGCATGATCACCGTCGCATCGCTCTGATCCATCAGGAGCGATGCACTGCGCAGTCCGTTCGTCACGACTGTGAGACCGCGCCGTGATGCGATCTCCTCGCTGAGAAAGTACGACGTCGTCGAGGAGTCGAGCACGATGCTGTCGCCGTCTCGGACCTGGAGCGCGACCTGCCGGGCGATGGCCTTCTTCGCGAGCGTGTCCGTGCGCAGCCGGATGTCGAAGGCGCCCTCGTCCTGGTTGTCGGCAACGGGAACCGCGCCCCCGCGGACGCGCCGCAGGAGGTGGCGCTCCTCGAGACGGTCGAGGTCTTTGCGCACCGTAACGGGCGAGACGCCGAAGCGGTCAGAGAGCTCGCTGACCGTGACGCTGCCGGAGTCGGCGAGCACGTCGAGGATCGTCTCACGACGCACGAAGTCATAGCGCTCGGGCACGGTCACCTCCCGTCCGACCTCATCGAAGAACGTGGCTTGAACCTACCCCAGAAGACAACGTTGCGATAGACAGCGAAACCAAAATGAAACCTTTCGTGCGTCGAAGCGCAAGTAGCGGGTGACCGCGGAACCGCCGAGTGGCTAACATCGGCGACATGGCCACAACCTCCACCGTCGACGGCGAACGACGCCGTGAGCTTCTCGTCGAGATCGTCAATCGCGACGGCCGGGTTCTCATCGACGAGGCGGCGAGCGAGCTCGGCGTCTCCGCGATGACGGTGCGCCGCGACCTCGCCGACCTCGAGTCGGGTGGCCTCGTGCGTCGCGTGCGCGGCGGCGCGGTGGCGTCGCTGCGTCCGCGCAGCTTCGAAGAGCGCATGGCGAGCGACGCGCAGGCGAAGGCGACGATCGCCGCGAAGGCGTCTCGCCTTGTTCCCGTCGGCGGCGCGATCGCCGTCGACGCGTCCTCGACGTCGGGAGTTCTGCTCTCCCAGCTCGACGGCGACCCGGCCACCGAGCGCATAATCGCGACGAACTCGCACGAGAATTTCCAGTTCGCCCGCCGCACACCCGGATCTCGGGCCGTGCTCATCGGCGGTGAGGCGGAGGAGCGCACGGACAGCTTCGTCGGCCTCCTCGCCTGTCGTGCCGCCGCCTCCCTGCACTACTCGCACTACTTCACGTCGGCGGCCGCCGCCGACGCGTCGTCGGGCACCTCGGAAGTGACGCTTGCCGAGGCCCAGGTGAAGCTCGCCTTCGCGGACGCCGCGGACGCGACGGTGCTGCTCGTCGACTCAAGCAAGCTCGGCCAGCGTGCGCTCGTGTCGGCGCTCGACTGGGACCGTCTCGCGCTCATGGTCACCGAGCTCGACCCGCGCGACTCGACGCTTGATCCCTATCGCGCGTTCGTCGATCTGCTGTAGGCTGTAGCCGTCGTGTTATTTATTGTAATCTTTTTCACAATCGAACATTGACTGCTCGTGCTCCGGCGCTCGAGCACTCATCCGCGGAGGACCTCATGACAAATCCCACTGCTCAAGAGCTCATCGAGCGCAGCAATCGCCTCGGCGCTGATCCGAAGAACACGAACTACGCCGGCGGCAACACCTCGGCGAAGGGGCTCGAGACGGACCCGGTCACGGGCGAGAACGTCGAGCTCATGTGGGTCAAAGGATCCGGCGGCGACCTCGGCACGCTCGAGGAGAAGGGCCTCGCCGTTCTGCGCGTCGACCGGCTTCGCGCCCTGCAGAACGTGTACCCCGGCGTCGAGCGCGAAGACGAGATGGTCGCCGCCTTCGACTACACCCTCTTCGGCAAGGGCGGCGCCGCCCCCTCGATCGACACGGCGATGCACGGGCTCGTCGACGCCGCGCACGTCGACCACCTGCACCCCGACGCCGGCATCGCGATTGCGACCGCCGCCGATGGAGAGCAGCTGACGACGACCATCTTCGGCGACAAGGTGGTCTGGGTGCCGTGGCGGCGCCCCGGCTTCCAGCTCGGCCTCGACATCGCCGCGATCAAGGAGCAGAACCCGCAGGCCGTCGGCTGCATCCTCGGCGGCCACGGCATCACGGCGTGGGGCGACTCGACCGATGAGGCCGAGCGCAACTCCCTCTGGATCATCGACACCGCAGCCGACTACATCGCCGCGAACTCGAAGGCCGAGCCGTTCGGGCCCGTCCTCGACGGTTACGAAGCGCTGCCCGACGCCGAGCGGCGGACGAAGGCCGCCGCTCTCGCGCCGACGCTGCGCGGAATCGCCTCGACGGACAAGCCGATGGTCGGACACTTCACCGATTCCGAGGTCGTCCTCGACTTTCTCGCGCACAGCGAGCACTCTCGTCTGGCCGAGCTCGGCACGAGCTGCCCGGACCACTTCCTGCGCACGAAGATCAAGCCGATGGTCATCGATCTGCCCTCCACCGCGAGCATCGAGCAGATCCTCGAGCGACTTCCGGAGCTGCACGAGCAGTACCGCGCCGACTACGCCGCGTACTACGAGCGCAACGCCGACGAGAACTCCCCCGCCATGCGCGGCGCCGACCCGCTCATCACCCTCGTCCCCGGCGTCGGCATGTTCAGCTACGGCAAGGACAAGCAGACGGCACGCGTCGCCGGCGAGTTCTACATCAACGCCATCAACGTCATGCGCGGCGCCGAGGGCCTGTCGAGCTATGCGCCGATCGACGAGGCGGAGAAGTTCCGCATCGAATACTGGGCGCTCGAAGAGGCCAAGCTCCAGCGGATGCCGAAGCCGAAGCCGCTCGCGACGCGCATCGCGCTCGTCACGGGAGCGGCATCCGGAATCGGGAAGGCGATCGCAACGCGGCTTGCGTCAGAAGGGGCCTGCGTCGCGATCGCCGACCTCGACATCGAGAAGGCGCGCGCGGCGGCATCCGAGATCGGCACCACCGACGTCGCCATCGGCATCGCCGCCGACGTGTCGAACGAGGAGGCCGTGAAGGCCGCGATCGACGAGACCGTTCTCGCGTTCGGCGGACTCGACCTCGTCGTGAACAATGCCGGGCTCTCGCTCTCGAAGTCGCTGCTCGAGACCACGGAGAAGGACTGGGACCTGCAGCACGATGTCATGGCGAAGGGCTCGTTTCTCGTGTCGAAGAACGCAGCGCGCGTGCTCATCGACCAGAAGCTCGGCGGCGACATCATCTACATCTCGAGCAAGAACTCGGTGTTCGCGGGCCCGAACAACATCGCGTACTCGGCGACGAAGGCCGACCAAGCGCACCAGGTGCGCCTGCTCGCCGCCGAGCTCGGCGAGTACGGCATCAAGGTCAACGGCATCAACCCCGACGGCGTCGTGCGCGGCTCGGGAATCTTCGCCTCCGGCTGGGGTGCGAACCGGGCGAAGACGTACGGCATCCCCGAGGAGGACCTCGGCAAGTTCTACGCACAGCGCACGATCCTGAAGCGCGAGGTCGTGCCCGAGAACGTCGCGAACGCCGTGTTCGTGCTGTGCACGAGCGACCTCGACCACACGACGGGCCTGCACATTCCCGTGGACGCGGGCGTCGCGGCGGCGTTCCTGCGATGACGGTGACGGTCGCCGCGATCGACCTCGGCGCGACGAGCGGCCGGGTCATGCTCGGCCACGTCGGGCCGAACGAGCTGCGGCTCGAGCCGGTCGCGCGCTTCCCGAACGGTCCGGTCGCGCTGCCCGACGGGCTGCACCTCAACCTCGTGGAGCTGTACCGCGCGATAACGGCCGGCCTGCGCGAGGCGGCATCCGCACGTTCGGACATCGCCTCGATCGGCATCGACTCGTGGGCCGTCGACTACGGTCTGCTGCGCGACGGGCGACTGCTCGGTGTGCCGTTCCACTACCGGGATTCGAGAACGGATGCCGCTGCCGCGCGCGTGCACGAGCGGGTGCCGTTCGCCGAGCTGTACGCCGCGAACGGGCTGCAGTTCCTGCCCTTCAACACGCTCTACCAGTTCGAGGCCGATCGCGCCGCGGGACTGCTGCACCTCACCGACCAGGCGCTTCTCGTGCCCGACCTCATCGCCTACTGGCTCACGGGCGCTCGCGTCGCCGAGGCGACGAACGCGTCGACGACGGGGCTGCTGCGCGTTGACGGCAGCGGGTGGAACGAGACGCTGATCGAGCGGCTCGGGCTGCCCGGCAGCATCCTGCCGCCCCTGGTGCGCCCGGGCGAGCGCATTGGCGAGCTGAGCGCCCGCGTGCAGCACGAGACGGGCCTTCCGGCCGTGCCCGTGACCGCGGTCGGCTCCCATGACACTGCTTCCGCGGTCGTGGCGATTCCCATGACGGACCCGGATGCCGCCTACATCAGCTGCGGTACGTGGGGGCTCGTCGGGGTCGAGCTCGAGCACCCCGTTCTCACCGAGGCCAGCCGGGAGGCGAACTTCACCAACGAGGGCGGCGTCGACGGTCGCGTGCGGTTCCTGCACAACGTCATGGGACTGTGGCTGCTCTCGGAATCGGTGCGCACCTGGGAGGCCGAATCCGGGGAGCGGATCGACTTGCCCGAGCTTCTGGCCGCCGCAGCCGCTGTGACCGATCTGCAGCCGGTCTTCGATGCGAACGACGCGGTCTTCATGGCACCGGGCGACATGCCCGCTCGCATCGCCACCTGGCTGCGGGAGCACGGCATGCCGGTTCCCGAGTCCCGCGCCGCAATGGTGCGCTGCATCATCGAGAGCCTCGCCGACGCGTTCGCGAACGCCGTGCTCGCGGCATCCGAGCTGTCTGGAAAGGCCGTGCGCACAATCCACCTGGTCGGCGGCGGCTCTCAGAACGAGCTGCTGTGCCGCCTCACGGCCCAACGCGCGGGCATGCCTGTGCTCGCCGGTCCGGTCGAGGCGACGGCGCTCGGCAACGTGCTCGTGCAGGCGCGGGCGCTCGGTGCGATAACGGGAAGTCTCGAATCGCTCCGCGAGCTCGTGACGCGCACGGTGCAGCCACGCCGGTACCTGCCCTAGCCGCACCTCTCCTGGACGCTTCGCCGCATATGCAAGCCCCTGCCGCAAGAAAATCACGCGCGTAGCGTGGCCGACATGAACACACCACGCAGCGCAAGCAGCAGGGGATGGTCCGGCGTGGCCGCGCTCACTCTGGCTCTCGTGCTCACCGGGTGCGGAAGCGCCGGCGGCACGGACGTGCCGGGCGCATCGAGCCAGCCGACGTCGAGCAGCAAGCCGAGCGCAGAGGAATCGTCGCCGCACAGCGACAAGGGCGAAGACACCGATCTGGCAACCGCCGAGTTCTCACTCAGCTGGGAGGACGCCCTCGACCAGGCGAAACAGAAGTTCGATGGCGACGTCTCGTCCATCGAGCTGGGCTGGGAGAGCACGCAGTTCGTCTACACCGTGAAGCTGCTGTCGGACACCGAGGAGTACAAGACCTTGATCGGCGCCGACAGCGGAGAGGTGTTGAACGAGGAGACGGAAGCGATGGACAAGGACGACGTGGCGGAGAAGTCCGCCGAAGTCATCGACATCAGCAAGATCGTGCCGTGGACGAAAGCGCGCGATGCCGCGCTGGACGCCGTCACCGGTCGAATCGACGAGTGGAAGCTCGAAGGCACAGGCAAAGGCCCGCACTACCAGTTCGACATCGCACCTGGCGCCGGCCACGACATCGAGGTGACGATCGCCGCGTACACGGGCGAGGTCGTGAGCCAGGGCGACTGACCGCTCGAGCTCGGACCGGCCGCCGACAGCGGCTTTGGGCGCCCGGTAAGCTCGAAGCATGGCTTCGAAGCTCCTCGTCAGTGTCCCCGGCAAGACTCTCCGCGACTACGTTGGCGAGGTGCCCGAAGGCGTCGAGTTCATCGAGTGGAAGATGGACGGACCCGCCCCGGTCGAGCACATCGACATCGCCGTTCCGCCCTACATGGGCGGTTCGAAGCCGATGCGCAATCTCGAGGGCGTGAGCACACGGCTCGTGCAGGGCCAGTCCATCGGCTACGACGACGTCGCGAAGAACCTTCCGTCAGGCCACACGTTCGCGAACGCCGCGACCGTGCACGAACCGTCGACGGCGGAGCTCGCGATGGCGCTCATCCTCGCCTCCCAGCGCGGCATCCCCGACTTCGTGCGCGCCGCCGAGAAGGGAACCTGGGCCCCCGCACGGTACGCGAGCCTCGCCGACCGCCGCGTCCTCATCGTGGGGTACGGCGGCATCGGCGTCTGTCTTGAAGACCGCCTGCTGCCGTTCGAGACTGTCGTGACGAAGGTCGCCACTCGCGCGCGCGACACGGAGCGCGGCCACATCCACGGCCTTGACGAGCTCGACGAGCTGCTGCCCCATGCGGAGATCGTCGTGCTCGCTCTCCCCCTCAACGGTTCGACTCGGCACATGGTGGATGCCGCGTTCCTCGCTCGCATGGCCGACGACGCCCTGCTCGTGAATGTCTCCCGCGGAGCGATCGTCGACACGGATGCGATGCTCGCCGAAGCGCGCTCGGGACGCCTTCGCTTCGCCCTCGACGTCACCGACCCCGAGCCGTTGCCCGAGGGACACCCGCTGTTCGCACTGCACAATGTGCTCATCTCCCCACACGTCGGCGGCGCCTCCACGGCGATGATGCCCCGCATGGCTCGGCTTCTGCGCCGTCAGATCGATCACCTGCTCGCCGGCGAGGAGCCGGAGAACGTCGTCATCCGCGACTGATTTTCGAGCAATCCTCGAAAGGCACTTGTGCGGCACGCTCGCGCTGCACTACAGTCATCTCTTGTCGTTCGCGTCAGAACTGACCCGTTGAAAGGAGGAGAGCAATGAAAATGATCACAAAGAACGCCATCGCCGGCGCAGCTTTCGCCGTTCGCGCGTGCTCCCTCCGCCGGGCCGCGTAGAACTCGAACTCTTCCCCGCCGCACGCTGATTCGCGTGCCCTCGCCGCCATCGTGCGGCGACTGATTGTCGCCGCTCCCTTCACACGGCACCGCATCGCCGGTTCATGCACGATGCGCTCACTGCCGTCGGAGCGCTTCTGACGAAACGACATTCGCCTTGCCCGAACGCCTCTTCGCGTGAGGGCGCTCAACCACGCCATTTTCACAAAGGACACGACTGTGACCACCACAGAGACACGCTCAACCACGACCGCCGCCGAGTATCCGAGTGTGCAGTTGCACCCGCCGCCGACGCGTGCGCAGACCGTTCGACGCTCCCTCCCGGAGCGCTTCCTACGGGCACTGTTCACGCGACGTCGCGTCGAGCGCGACCCGCACCTGGCTCGGCAGAACGAGATCGAACGTGAGCGACGCGAGCACGCATACTTCGTGCGCGCCGCGTTCGAGAAGCAGATCAGGTGATGAGTGCGCGCCGGGACCCGCGTCCCGGCGCGCATTCTCCGATTCAGAACCGGTCGCGTGCCTCCGACGGATAGCATCGGAATCGAGCGAACCTCGAGCGGAGGCACAATGGCGACCTCGAACGAACCGCGTGTGGGCATCTACATCGACTTCGACAACATCGTGATCAGTCGATACGACCAGCTGCACGGTCGCGGGAACTTCCTCAAGAACCACATTCGAACCTTCCGGGTCAGCAGCGAGCCGACCGGCGAGATGGCGCAATCGATCAGCGCCGCGACCATCGACCTCGGTGCGATCCTCGACTTCGCTTCCTCCTTCGGAACAATCGCTGTCAGCCGCGCATACGCGGACTGGTCGATTCCCGTCAACTCCGACTACCGACAGCAGCTCATCAAGCGGGCCGTCGACCTGGTGCAGCTGTTCCCCGTCGTCGCATCGATGAAGAACGGCGCCGATATCCGCCTCGCCGTCGATGTCGTCGAGGACCTGTTCCGGCTGCCCGACCTGACGCACGTCGTCATCGTCGCCGGCGACTCGGACTACATCGCCCTCGCCCAGCGCTGCAAGGTGCTCGGCCGCCACGTCGTCGGCATCGGCGTCGCCGGCGCCACCAGCCGGGCTCTCGCCGCAGCGTGCGACGAGTTCGCCGACTACGACGCCCTCCCCGGCGTGAAGCCAGCGGCGGCGCGTGCCCGGAAGGCGAAGACCGTGGTCGAGCCGTCGAAACCGGAGAAGCAGGAACCCGATCAGAAGGAACCCGAGCCCGCGAAGCCGCCGAAGAAGCGTCCGTCGAAGAAGTCGAGCCCGCCCAAGACGCCGCAGGATGAGGCTGCCGACCTGCTGGTTCGCGCCCTCGAGCTGAGTACGGCGAAGAACGACGAGGAGTGGCAGCCGAGCAGCGCCGTCAAGAACCAGATGCTGCGCATGGACCCGACGTTCCAGGAGCGGGCACTCGGCTTCTCGTCATTCACAGGGTTCGTGAAGTCGCTCGAGACCCTCGTCGAGCTCGACGAGGACCATCCCGCCCGCCGCATCAGGCTCGTGCCGGCCTGAGCGCGCGCAAAGCGATCAGTCGGGGAGGATGACGGTCTTGATTCCTGCGCCTGACCGCACGTTGTCGAAGGCCTCGGACCAGCGGGAAACGGGCACGCGGGCCGTCACGAGCGGACCGAGACTCACGCGGCCCTGTTCGATCAGCGCCATCGCCCGGCGCCACGACGCGGGCGTCGACGCGAATCCGCTCGTCACCGTGAGCTCCTTGTAGAGAACGAGGTCGAACGGGATCGAGACCTCTCGGCCGAAGATCCCCACTTGCACGTAGCGGCCTCCCCGTCGCGCCGCTCGCAAGGCCGCGGCCGCGCCCGGCGCGCTGCCGGAGCATTCGATGACGACGTCGAAAGCCTCCGCGGGAGGGACCTCCGTCGTCACGGCGAGACCGAGGGACGCCGCAACCTCCAGGCGACTCGCGTCCGCAGGCAGGCCGGCGAGCGTGACGCGCCCGCCCGAAGCCGCCGCGACTTGCGCGGCGAGCTGCCCCATCGCGCCGGGGCCCGTGACGAGCACGCGGTCCCCCGGGCTCACGACGGCGGGGTCGCACAGGCATTGGGC encodes the following:
- a CDS encoding bifunctional aldolase/short-chain dehydrogenase, encoding MTNPTAQELIERSNRLGADPKNTNYAGGNTSAKGLETDPVTGENVELMWVKGSGGDLGTLEEKGLAVLRVDRLRALQNVYPGVEREDEMVAAFDYTLFGKGGAAPSIDTAMHGLVDAAHVDHLHPDAGIAIATAADGEQLTTTIFGDKVVWVPWRRPGFQLGLDIAAIKEQNPQAVGCILGGHGITAWGDSTDEAERNSLWIIDTAADYIAANSKAEPFGPVLDGYEALPDAERRTKAAALAPTLRGIASTDKPMVGHFTDSEVVLDFLAHSEHSRLAELGTSCPDHFLRTKIKPMVIDLPSTASIEQILERLPELHEQYRADYAAYYERNADENSPAMRGADPLITLVPGVGMFSYGKDKQTARVAGEFYINAINVMRGAEGLSSYAPIDEAEKFRIEYWALEEAKLQRMPKPKPLATRIALVTGAASGIGKAIATRLASEGACVAIADLDIEKARAAASEIGTTDVAIGIAADVSNEEAVKAAIDETVLAFGGLDLVVNNAGLSLSKSLLETTEKDWDLQHDVMAKGSFLVSKNAARVLIDQKLGGDIIYISSKNSVFAGPNNIAYSATKADQAHQVRLLAAELGEYGIKVNGINPDGVVRGSGIFASGWGANRAKTYGIPEEDLGKFYAQRTILKREVVPENVANAVFVLCTSDLDHTTGLHIPVDAGVAAAFLR
- a CDS encoding NYN domain-containing protein, which encodes MATSNEPRVGIYIDFDNIVISRYDQLHGRGNFLKNHIRTFRVSSEPTGEMAQSISAATIDLGAILDFASSFGTIAVSRAYADWSIPVNSDYRQQLIKRAVDLVQLFPVVASMKNGADIRLAVDVVEDLFRLPDLTHVVIVAGDSDYIALAQRCKVLGRHVVGIGVAGATSRALAAACDEFADYDALPGVKPAAARARKAKTVVEPSKPEKQEPDQKEPEPAKPPKKRPSKKSSPPKTPQDEAADLLVRALELSTAKNDEEWQPSSAVKNQMLRMDPTFQERALGFSSFTGFVKSLETLVELDEDHPARRIRLVPA
- a CDS encoding DeoR/GlpR family DNA-binding transcription regulator encodes the protein MATTSTVDGERRRELLVEIVNRDGRVLIDEAASELGVSAMTVRRDLADLESGGLVRRVRGGAVASLRPRSFEERMASDAQAKATIAAKASRLVPVGGAIAVDASSTSGVLLSQLDGDPATERIIATNSHENFQFARRTPGSRAVLIGGEAEERTDSFVGLLACRAAASLHYSHYFTSAAAADASSGTSEVTLAEAQVKLAFADAADATVLLVDSSKLGQRALVSALDWDRLALMVTELDPRDSTLDPYRAFVDLL
- a CDS encoding rhamnulokinase; the encoded protein is MTVTVAAIDLGATSGRVMLGHVGPNELRLEPVARFPNGPVALPDGLHLNLVELYRAITAGLREAASARSDIASIGIDSWAVDYGLLRDGRLLGVPFHYRDSRTDAAAARVHERVPFAELYAANGLQFLPFNTLYQFEADRAAGLLHLTDQALLVPDLIAYWLTGARVAEATNASTTGLLRVDGSGWNETLIERLGLPGSILPPLVRPGERIGELSARVQHETGLPAVPVTAVGSHDTASAVVAIPMTDPDAAYISCGTWGLVGVELEHPVLTEASREANFTNEGGVDGRVRFLHNVMGLWLLSESVRTWEAESGERIDLPELLAAAAAVTDLQPVFDANDAVFMAPGDMPARIATWLREHGMPVPESRAAMVRCIIESLADAFANAVLAASELSGKAVRTIHLVGGGSQNELLCRLTAQRAGMPVLAGPVEATALGNVLVQARALGAITGSLESLRELVTRTVQPRRYLP
- a CDS encoding DeoR/GlpR family DNA-binding transcription regulator: MPERYDFVRRETILDVLADSGSVTVSELSDRFGVSPVTVRKDLDRLEERHLLRRVRGGAVPVADNQDEGAFDIRLRTDTLAKKAIARQVALQVRDGDSIVLDSSTTSYFLSEEIASRRGLTVVTNGLRSASLLMDQSDATVIMPGGILRRSSGSMVGPLSDVFEGRGRVRLGFFGVAGLSTTLGLLEVSVEECEVKKAFVRACSQVIAMFPSTKARGFGLHSFAEAGQVAEVSTDEGIDDELVHQWEALGTTVTCVPLDARAAEMAGAASA
- a CDS encoding PepSY domain-containing protein: MNTPRSASSRGWSGVAALTLALVLTGCGSAGGTDVPGASSQPTSSSKPSAEESSPHSDKGEDTDLATAEFSLSWEDALDQAKQKFDGDVSSIELGWESTQFVYTVKLLSDTEEYKTLIGADSGEVLNEETEAMDKDDVAEKSAEVIDISKIVPWTKARDAALDAVTGRIDEWKLEGTGKGPHYQFDIAPGAGHDIEVTIAAYTGEVVSQGD
- a CDS encoding autoinducer 2 ABC transporter substrate-binding protein translates to MKNGKRLLAVGALALSAAMVMTACTSRNDDAGSGKSTSGGDEKISVAFVPKLQGIPYFEAMNAGGQEAAKDLGIEWLYQGPTEADAAAQADIVRSFIQQGVDTLVVAPNDPDSMAPLLQQAKDAGIAVATSDTDAPNSVREVFVSQASTEGIGQGLTDELMKAMGNKGKYAIVSCGETAANLNSWIEVQKKYTAEKYPDAEIVDIVYAGEDQAKATSMATDLMNAHPDLTGLVGECTSSAPGVAQAVQDAGKTGKVFTVGLGTPKSMAPYLKDGSSSASILWDVKALGYLTAWAGQQLAEGKSFEASNKVSDDLPDVKYDADTKVLLLGPPLVLTKDNVDNYDY
- a CDS encoding 2-hydroxyacid dehydrogenase, coding for MASKLLVSVPGKTLRDYVGEVPEGVEFIEWKMDGPAPVEHIDIAVPPYMGGSKPMRNLEGVSTRLVQGQSIGYDDVAKNLPSGHTFANAATVHEPSTAELAMALILASQRGIPDFVRAAEKGTWAPARYASLADRRVLIVGYGGIGVCLEDRLLPFETVVTKVATRARDTERGHIHGLDELDELLPHAEIVVLALPLNGSTRHMVDAAFLARMADDALLVNVSRGAIVDTDAMLAEARSGRLRFALDVTDPEPLPEGHPLFALHNVLISPHVGGASTAMMPRMARLLRRQIDHLLAGEEPENVVIRD
- a CDS encoding zinc-dependent alcohol dehydrogenase; translation: MPPERTLAVVKAAAGEAGVELREIPVPSAAPGFARLRVVATGVCGTDVHIARDEYGYESPVVMGHEILGAVDQVGDDADAGLLGRRVATETYFSTCGSCDWCRDGRVNLCPSRRSIGSFENGGFASHVVVPVGSLHPLPPGLGDIDGVLSEPLACVAQCLCDPAVVSPGDRVLVTGPGAMGQLAAQVAAASGGRVTLAGLPADASRLEVAASLGLAVTTEVPPAEAFDVVIECSGSAPGAAAALRAARRGGRYVQVGIFGREVSIPFDLVLYKELTVTSGFASTPASWRRAMALIEQGRVSLGPLVTARVPVSRWSEAFDNVRSGAGIKTVILPD